In one Petrotoga sp. 9PW.55.5.1 genomic region, the following are encoded:
- a CDS encoding SIS domain-containing protein, which yields MKEFSFSFSKEKKYLFVGCGSSYNIGFIMKEILNNNNYNSNVITGGHTILFDKIVETDIAILITRTGETTETVEAAKILKNKGIKTIGITCSKNSAITSVCDQKIELDVAYEKSVVMTGSFVFILSLLLNGLKNNDYTEISKKVLANSKKVIDNLDLENYEHFVFLGYDENYGVSKEGALKLQEMALQYVEYHEPLEYRHGPISRLTEKSLVVMNSKNLKEEKKLKEDIKKLGAKVIEVSSEGEIEIPLMNGFETPLRLIPIQYLGYKKAIQMGYNPDSPKNLSKSVKL from the coding sequence TTGAAAGAATTTAGTTTTTCATTTTCTAAAGAAAAAAAGTATCTCTTTGTAGGATGTGGTTCTTCATACAACATAGGATTCATAATGAAAGAAATTTTAAATAACAATAATTACAATTCCAACGTAATTACTGGTGGACATACAATACTTTTCGACAAAATAGTTGAAACTGATATCGCTATTTTAATAACTAGAACCGGAGAAACAACAGAGACAGTAGAAGCGGCCAAAATTTTAAAAAACAAGGGAATCAAAACAATTGGTATTACTTGTTCTAAAAATTCAGCAATAACCTCAGTATGTGACCAAAAAATTGAGTTAGATGTCGCTTATGAAAAAAGTGTTGTTATGACAGGTTCTTTTGTTTTTATACTCAGTTTACTATTAAACGGTTTAAAAAATAATGACTATACAGAAATCAGCAAAAAGGTTTTAGCAAATTCAAAAAAAGTTATAGATAATTTAGATTTAGAAAATTACGAACATTTTGTTTTCTTGGGATATGATGAAAATTATGGGGTTTCAAAAGAAGGAGCTTTAAAACTTCAAGAGATGGCCTTGCAATATGTTGAATATCATGAACCTTTAGAATACAGGCATGGTCCAATATCTAGACTTACAGAAAAAAGTTTGGTAGTTATGAACTCAAAAAATCTCAAAGAAGAAAAAAAGTTAAAAGAAGATATCAAAAAATTAGGAGCTAAAGTTATAGAAGTTTCAAGTGAAGGAGAAATTGAAATTCCTCTAATGAATGGATTTGAAACACCTTTACGATTAATACCTATACAGTATCTGGGATACAAAAAGGCCATACAAATGGGATACAATCCAGATTCCCCTAAAAATCTTTCTAAGTCTGTAAAATTGTAG
- a CDS encoding GntR family transcriptional regulator encodes MEKIPIPLYYKLYVDLKEDLEENYKKGDKILTENEICNKYSVSRLTVRRALDELSKEGLIERKRGQGTFYLGRKQEEELSKLTGFTDEAIKQGHKTTSIVLENKLMAIPQELTEEFKMPKDGRVVLLKRVRYLDEEPYAIESSYLNPYADIRILNIIERDMSNESLYRILNDEFGIVFSHAVETLEVTTLNKEEGKFLSQKEGAIAALRTRYTYIKDEKCIEYVRSLYRGDRYKFRIVRRA; translated from the coding sequence ATGGAAAAAATACCTATTCCGTTATATTACAAGCTCTATGTGGATTTAAAAGAAGACCTAGAAGAAAATTATAAAAAAGGTGATAAAATTCTTACAGAGAACGAAATATGTAATAAATACAGTGTATCTCGTTTAACTGTTCGAAGAGCCCTAGATGAACTTTCAAAAGAAGGTTTAATAGAAAGAAAAAGAGGTCAAGGTACATTTTATTTAGGTAGAAAGCAAGAAGAAGAGTTAAGTAAATTAACTGGATTTACCGATGAAGCAATAAAGCAAGGCCATAAAACAACATCCATTGTATTAGAAAATAAATTAATGGCTATACCACAAGAATTAACAGAAGAATTTAAGATGCCAAAAGATGGAAGAGTAGTTCTTTTAAAAAGGGTAAGATATTTGGATGAAGAACCCTATGCCATAGAAAGTTCATATCTGAACCCTTATGCTGATATTAGAATTTTGAATATCATTGAAAGAGATATGTCAAATGAATCTTTATACCGTATTTTAAATGATGAATTTGGTATTGTTTTTTCACATGCTGTAGAAACGTTGGAAGTAACTACATTGAACAAAGAAGAAGGTAAATTTCTCTCTCAAAAAGAAGGAGCAATTGCTGCACTGAGAACTAGATACACTTACATTAAAGATGAGAAATGTATAGAATACGTAAGATCTCTTTATCGTGGGGATAGGTATAAATTTAGAATTGTCAGGAGAGCGTGA
- a CDS encoding phenylpyruvate tautomerase MIF-related protein encodes MPYLKISINKKIENKKELLDSFTKEIAKALGKPEKYFMTSLEDNTQIYFQGDFQPAAFVELRSIGLSENKTTELSKKICDMVEEHLNVPKERVYINFVDIKNTMWGWNGSTF; translated from the coding sequence ATGCCTTATTTAAAAATATCCATAAATAAAAAGATAGAAAACAAAAAGGAATTATTAGATTCCTTTACCAAGGAGATTGCAAAAGCTTTAGGAAAGCCAGAAAAGTATTTTATGACAAGTTTAGAAGATAATACCCAGATATATTTTCAAGGGGACTTTCAACCTGCTGCTTTTGTTGAATTAAGAAGTATTGGATTATCTGAAAATAAAACAACCGAACTTTCAAAGAAAATTTGTGATATGGTAGAAGAACATTTGAATGTTCCTAAAGAAAGGGTATATATTAATTTCGTTGATATCAAAAATACAATGTGGGGTTGGAACGGGAGTACTTTTTAG
- a CDS encoding ABC transporter substrate-binding protein — MKKIFVVFMVSLMAVFAFTQVKNPDMIFDATLSEPDTLDPHHAYDTASGEVIHNVYDNLIAYDGESMSKFVPMLSTVVPTVENGYLRDGGKTYVFPIREGVKFHNGNDLTPEDVEYTFERALLFNPPGGPIWMFLDPMFGVFSVRTLVEDYVGASWVSIFDANMNLKSPEYEEALVNFYHDVIDPAVEVVGNEVHVHLARPFAPFLNIISSGSGWGAILDKEYSIEIGLWDGKAEGWWKYHGWTKEQSPYFDHAMGTGPYKLVEWDHAQQRVVLERFDDYWRGPAPIRRVIIQGIDEWSTRRAMLETGDADIAYVPAQYLDIVQSMSGLTIIPGTPEVSITSLGFNWEVDPESPYIGSGQLDGNGIPPNFFEDVNVRLGFAYAFDYEGMINDVLNGLGEKVPTALPKGFLGYSDDLPFYELDLQKAENYFKRAYKGRLWQTGFKMDILYNIGNDARRVAAEILRDNLAKINPRFQVQVRGVQWPTYLDERENMMLPVYIIGWLADYPDPHNFIFTYYHSDGDYGGYYGENFAEFASLPRPEFGGKSLNKMIEEAALETDPVKREQLYIDIQEFVFDYALVLPLYQPQGLRVHRSWLKGWINNPIWPGDYYYNYTKE, encoded by the coding sequence ATGAAAAAGATTTTTGTTGTTTTTATGGTTTCTTTGATGGCAGTTTTTGCCTTTACTCAGGTGAAAAACCCTGATATGATTTTTGATGCAACTCTTTCTGAACCAGATACACTTGATCCACATCATGCATATGATACTGCAAGTGGCGAGGTTATACATAACGTTTATGACAACCTCATAGCATATGATGGTGAAAGCATGAGTAAATTTGTTCCTATGCTTTCAACGGTTGTTCCTACCGTTGAAAACGGTTACTTAAGAGATGGAGGTAAAACTTACGTATTCCCAATAAGAGAAGGAGTTAAGTTCCATAATGGTAACGATCTAACTCCAGAAGATGTCGAATATACTTTCGAAAGAGCCCTGCTTTTTAATCCTCCTGGAGGACCAATATGGATGTTCTTGGATCCTATGTTTGGTGTTTTTAGCGTAAGAACTTTGGTTGAGGACTATGTGGGAGCTTCATGGGTTTCAATATTCGATGCAAATATGAATTTGAAATCTCCTGAATATGAAGAAGCATTGGTTAACTTTTACCATGATGTAATAGACCCAGCAGTGGAAGTAGTTGGGAACGAAGTCCATGTCCATTTAGCTAGACCTTTTGCTCCGTTCTTAAACATAATATCTTCAGGTAGTGGATGGGGAGCAATTTTAGACAAAGAATATTCTATTGAAATTGGACTATGGGATGGAAAAGCAGAAGGTTGGTGGAAATACCATGGATGGACAAAAGAACAATCACCTTATTTTGATCACGCAATGGGAACAGGGCCATACAAGCTTGTTGAATGGGATCACGCACAACAAAGGGTAGTTCTTGAAAGATTTGATGATTATTGGAGAGGACCTGCTCCAATAAGAAGAGTTATTATACAAGGCATTGATGAATGGTCCACAAGAAGAGCAATGTTAGAAACTGGTGATGCAGATATAGCGTATGTTCCTGCTCAGTATTTAGATATAGTACAGTCAATGAGTGGTTTAACAATTATTCCAGGAACCCCAGAAGTTTCTATCACTTCTTTGGGATTCAACTGGGAAGTAGATCCTGAATCTCCATATATAGGTTCTGGGCAATTAGATGGAAATGGAATTCCACCTAATTTCTTTGAAGATGTAAATGTAAGATTGGGATTTGCTTATGCTTTTGATTATGAAGGAATGATAAATGATGTATTGAATGGTTTAGGCGAGAAAGTTCCTACCGCTTTACCTAAAGGTTTCTTGGGTTATAGTGATGATCTTCCATTTTATGAACTAGATCTACAAAAAGCAGAGAATTATTTCAAACGTGCTTACAAAGGAAGATTGTGGCAAACAGGTTTTAAAATGGATATACTTTACAATATTGGTAATGACGCAAGAAGAGTTGCTGCAGAAATTTTAAGAGACAACCTCGCAAAGATTAACCCAAGGTTCCAAGTTCAAGTTAGAGGAGTTCAATGGCCTACTTACTTGGATGAAAGAGAAAACATGATGTTACCTGTTTATATAATCGGTTGGTTAGCAGATTATCCTGATCCTCACAACTTTATTTTCACATATTATCATAGTGACGGTGACTACGGAGGATACTATGGTGAGAATTTCGCAGAATTTGCCTCATTACCAAGACCAGAATTTGGTGGTAAATCTTTGAACAAGATGATTGAAGAAGCCGCACTTGAAACAGATCCTGTGAAGAGAGAACAGTTGTATATAGATATTCAAGAATTTGTATTTGATTATGCCCTAGTATTACCTCTTTATCAACCTCAGGGTTTAAGAGTACATCGTTCTTGGCTTAAAGGGTGGATAAATAACCCAATATGGCCAGGTGATTATTACTATAATTACACAAAAGAATAG